The Candidatus Goldiibacteriota bacterium HGW-Goldbacteria-1 genome includes a region encoding these proteins:
- a CDS encoding co-chaperone GroES, whose product MKLRPLANHIIVKPLEEEETKKGGIIIPDTAKEKPSKGEVVEAGPGAIMEDGKRKPMDLKKGDKVLYSKYGGTEIKMDDKEYLVMTDEDVLAVIE is encoded by the coding sequence ATGAAATTAAGGCCGCTTGCGAACCACATTATTGTAAAACCGCTTGAAGAAGAGGAAACAAAGAAAGGCGGAATAATCATTCCGGACACAGCAAAAGAAAAACCATCCAAGGGCGAGGTTGTTGAAGCGGGCCCGGGTGCCATTATGGAAGATGGAAAAAGAAAGCCTATGGACCTTAAAAAAGGCGACAAGGTTCTTTATTCCAAGTACGGCGGAACGGAAATAAAAATGGATGACAAGGAATACCTTGTAATGACAGACGAAGACGTGCTGGCTGTAATAGAGTAA
- a CDS encoding molecular chaperone DnaK has translation MGKVIGIDLGTTNSCVAVMEGKEPKVIVNSEGNRTTPSVVGFSKDGGRVVGLPAKRQAVANPENTIFSIKRFMGRKHSEVATETKEVPFHIVAANNGDAHAEVMGKRYSPPEISAMVLAKLKADAESYLGETVTQAVITVPAYFNDSQRQATKDAGKIAGLEVLRIINEPTAASLAYGLDKVKNEKIAVYDLGGGTFDISILEIGDGVFEVKSTNGDTHLGGDDFDQSIMNWIAEEFKKENGIDLRTDRMSLQRLKEAAERAKIELSSTMQTEINLPFITADASGPKHLVMTMTRSKLEQLVGSLIERTVQPVKNAIRDSGIELKDIDEVVLVGGMTRMPAVQEIVKKLFGKEPHKGVNPDEVVAIGAAIQAGVLQGEVKDVLLLDVTPLSLGIETLGGVFTRLIDRNTTIPTKKSEVFSTAADNQTSVEIHVLQGERDMASGNKTIGRFHLDGIPPAPRGIPQVEVAFDIDANGIINVSAKDMATNKQQKITITASSGLNKDEIENIVKDAEAHRSEDQKKKEAIDTKNQAESLAYNVEKSLKEAGDKVTEQEKKDIEAAVASLKEKVKNEASSEDLKKSMEELSNKFHAVAQKMYAGAQPGAAGAEGAGAGAEGAAAGEKKDKDGVVDAEYEVVDEDKKKK, from the coding sequence ATGGGAAAAGTTATCGGAATTGACCTTGGAACTACGAACTCTTGCGTTGCTGTAATGGAAGGAAAGGAACCAAAGGTAATTGTAAATTCAGAAGGTAACAGGACTACACCGTCGGTTGTTGGTTTTTCAAAAGACGGGGGAAGGGTGGTAGGGCTGCCGGCAAAAAGGCAGGCGGTTGCTAATCCGGAAAATACAATTTTTTCCATCAAGCGTTTTATGGGAAGAAAGCATTCTGAAGTGGCAACAGAAACAAAAGAAGTGCCTTTTCACATTGTTGCCGCAAACAACGGCGACGCGCACGCGGAAGTAATGGGCAAACGCTACAGCCCGCCGGAAATTTCCGCGATGGTGCTTGCAAAACTTAAAGCCGACGCGGAAAGCTATCTTGGCGAAACTGTCACGCAGGCTGTTATTACAGTGCCGGCTTATTTCAATGATTCACAGAGGCAGGCCACAAAGGACGCGGGTAAAATAGCGGGCCTTGAAGTATTAAGGATAATCAACGAACCTACAGCCGCGTCGCTTGCTTACGGGCTGGACAAAGTAAAAAATGAAAAGATTGCTGTATATGACTTAGGCGGCGGAACTTTTGATATTTCAATCCTTGAAATCGGCGATGGTGTGTTTGAAGTTAAGTCCACCAACGGCGACACGCATCTTGGCGGCGATGATTTTGACCAGTCTATAATGAATTGGATAGCCGAAGAGTTTAAGAAAGAGAACGGCATAGATTTAAGGACAGACAGAATGTCGCTTCAGAGGTTAAAAGAAGCGGCAGAACGCGCCAAGATAGAACTTTCATCCACTATGCAGACAGAAATCAACCTTCCTTTTATAACAGCTGACGCAAGCGGCCCAAAGCACCTTGTTATGACAATGACAAGGTCTAAACTGGAACAGCTTGTCGGCAGTTTAATTGAAAGGACGGTTCAGCCGGTTAAGAACGCGATCCGCGATTCCGGAATTGAATTAAAAGACATAGACGAAGTGGTGCTTGTGGGCGGAATGACAAGGATGCCCGCGGTTCAGGAAATTGTAAAAAAACTTTTTGGCAAGGAACCGCATAAAGGCGTAAACCCGGATGAAGTTGTGGCCATAGGCGCCGCCATTCAGGCAGGCGTGCTGCAGGGAGAAGTTAAAGATGTGCTTCTTCTTGATGTCACCCCGCTTTCGCTTGGCATTGAAACATTGGGCGGAGTTTTCACCAGGCTTATTGACAGGAACACCACGATTCCCACAAAAAAATCAGAAGTGTTTTCCACAGCGGCTGATAATCAGACAAGCGTGGAAATTCACGTGCTTCAGGGCGAGCGCGACATGGCATCCGGAAACAAAACTATTGGCCGTTTTCATCTTGACGGCATCCCGCCGGCGCCGCGCGGAATACCGCAGGTGGAAGTGGCATTTGACATTGACGCCAACGGCATAATCAATGTTTCTGCCAAGGATATGGCGACCAACAAGCAGCAGAAGATAACCATAACGGCGTCTTCCGGGCTTAACAAGGACGAGATTGAAAACATAGTAAAAGACGCGGAAGCACACAGGTCAGAAGACCAGAAAAAGAAAGAGGCCATTGACACAAAGAATCAGGCTGAATCGCTGGCGTACAATGTTGAAAAATCCCTTAAAGAAGCGGGCGATAAGGTTACAGAGCAGGAAAAGAAAGACATAGAGGCAGCTGTGGCTTCGCTTAAAGAAAAAGTGAAAAATGAAGCTTCTTCGGAAGACCTGAAGAAATCAATGGAAGAACTTTCCAACAAGTTCCACGCAGTGGCGCAGAAGATGTACGCGGGAGCACAGCCCGGAGCCGCCGGAGCTGAAGGTGCAGGTGCAGGTGCTGAAGGCGCAGCCGCAGGAGAAAAGAAAGACAAAGACGGTGTTGTTGACGCGGAATATGAAGTTGTGGATGAAGACAAAAAGAAAAAATAG
- the secF gene encoding protein translocase subunit SecF — MIELIKNTKFDFIGKRKIAYVISLILLLNGLFGIFKVITGTANMGLDFTGGSTVQVKFSEPMTVGKIRETMIASNFHKAVIQQVGAADSNEFMIRIGVKDAEAGQAEQKVVSVLTAGTGDKAITVSGSSEVGPVVSSQLKEKAFLAVFWALVGILVYIWIRFKFKFAVAATLATFHDVIVVIGILVLFNKEIDLLVVTALLTLAGYSLTDTVVVFDRIRENMRNILKQPLNEIMNSSINQVLSRSVITALTTMFVAAALLFYGGNVLFNFSFSFVIGIVLGVYSSVFVASPMVYDWEMFEKKHRTVK, encoded by the coding sequence ATGATTGAATTGATAAAAAACACAAAGTTTGATTTTATCGGAAAAAGAAAGATTGCGTATGTAATCTCTTTAATTCTTCTGTTAAATGGCCTGTTTGGTATTTTCAAGGTAATTACGGGCACTGCCAATATGGGCCTTGATTTTACCGGCGGTTCAACGGTTCAGGTTAAGTTCAGCGAACCTATGACAGTAGGCAAGATAAGGGAAACCATGATCGCAAGTAACTTTCATAAAGCGGTTATACAGCAGGTAGGCGCCGCTGACAGCAATGAGTTTATGATAAGGATAGGCGTAAAAGACGCGGAAGCGGGACAGGCGGAACAAAAAGTGGTATCAGTACTTACCGCGGGTACGGGAGATAAAGCAATTACCGTTTCAGGGTCAAGTGAAGTGGGGCCTGTGGTGTCTTCGCAGCTTAAAGAAAAAGCTTTTCTTGCGGTATTCTGGGCGCTTGTGGGTATTCTTGTATATATCTGGATAAGGTTTAAATTTAAGTTTGCGGTAGCAGCCACGCTTGCCACCTTTCATGACGTTATTGTTGTTATAGGAATACTTGTTCTGTTTAACAAAGAAATAGACCTTTTGGTTGTAACGGCGCTTTTAACCCTTGCGGGTTATTCGCTGACAGATACGGTTGTTGTGTTTGACAGGATAAGGGAAAACATGAGAAATATTCTTAAACAGCCCTTAAATGAAATAATGAATTCCAGCATAAACCAGGTTTTAAGCAGAAGTGTAATAACAGCTTTAACAACCATGTTTGTGGCTGCGGCGCTTTTATTCTATGGCGGCAACGTGCTTTTCAATTTCTCCTTTTCATTTGTCATAGGTATTGTGCTTGGCGTGTATTCTTCCGTTTTTGTGGCAAGCCCCATGGTGTATGACTGGGAGATGTTTGAGAAAAAACACAGGACGGTAAAATAG
- the secD gene encoding protein translocase subunit SecD, giving the protein MRKIQFVAVLTFALLILSVWQIWPPMDIKDAEGNVTKKGSVKLGLDLQGGMLLKLAVDETKLPENIKLEEAVSRALEILRNRIDALGVAEPLIQREGEKYIVIQLPGIKDTTRALDIIGKTALLEFKLVSERYKVTEMTDADGNIDPDKVPAEVMVLEGKEGERYVIEKKDLITGADLIDAKVQMGQYGEPVVGFKLSPAGGRKFAEITGDNVNRNLAIVLDDKVYSAPVIKSRISGGEGVIEGNFTIDTSRDLALILRAGALPAPVKIVNKQIIGPSMGADAVKKGMTSMFIGALLVLIFMAIYYGMSGIIADFALALNVIFIFGILAALDATLTLPGIAGITLTLGMAVDSNILILERIREELRTGKTIRAAIDAGYNRALWTIIDSHVTSLITAAILFQFGTGPIRGFAVTMFWGITISLFTAFFVTKSVFDLRKNYKTLSI; this is encoded by the coding sequence ATGAGAAAGATTCAGTTTGTTGCTGTTTTAACTTTCGCGCTTTTAATCCTTTCGGTATGGCAGATATGGCCGCCAATGGATATAAAGGACGCGGAAGGAAATGTTACAAAAAAAGGAAGTGTAAAACTTGGGCTTGACCTTCAGGGCGGTATGCTTTTAAAGCTTGCCGTGGATGAAACCAAGCTGCCGGAAAATATAAAACTTGAAGAAGCCGTTTCGCGCGCCCTGGAGATTTTAAGGAACAGGATAGACGCGCTTGGCGTGGCAGAACCTTTGATTCAAAGGGAAGGCGAAAAGTACATAGTGATTCAGCTGCCGGGCATTAAGGACACAACCCGCGCGCTTGACATCATAGGCAAAACGGCACTGCTTGAATTTAAGCTTGTCAGTGAAAGGTATAAGGTAACAGAAATGACGGATGCCGACGGAAACATTGACCCAGACAAAGTTCCGGCCGAAGTAATGGTGCTGGAAGGCAAGGAAGGCGAACGTTACGTTATAGAAAAAAAGGATTTAATAACCGGAGCCGACCTTATTGACGCGAAAGTGCAGATGGGGCAGTACGGTGAACCTGTTGTAGGATTTAAACTGTCACCCGCGGGCGGCAGAAAGTTTGCCGAAATTACGGGAGACAACGTAAACCGCAACCTGGCAATTGTACTGGATGATAAAGTTTATTCCGCGCCTGTTATTAAAAGCAGGATAAGCGGCGGCGAAGGGGTAATAGAAGGCAACTTTACAATTGACACTTCAAGAGACCTTGCGCTTATATTAAGGGCGGGCGCTCTGCCGGCTCCTGTCAAGATTGTCAACAAACAGATAATAGGGCCTTCGATGGGGGCAGACGCGGTTAAAAAAGGTATGACTTCCATGTTTATCGGCGCGCTTCTGGTTTTAATTTTCATGGCGATATATTATGGAATGTCGGGAATTATAGCGGATTTCGCGCTTGCCTTAAATGTTATTTTCATCTTTGGAATACTTGCCGCGCTTGACGCCACGCTTACGCTTCCGGGCATCGCGGGTATTACGCTTACTTTGGGTATGGCTGTTGATTCCAATATCTTAATACTTGAAAGAATCAGGGAAGAGTTAAGGACCGGAAAAACAATCAGGGCGGCAATTGACGCGGGGTATAACAGGGCGCTTTGGACCATTATTGACTCGCACGTGACTTCTCTTATCACTGCCGCGATTTTGTTCCAGTTTGGCACCGGCCCTATCAGGGGTTTCGCGGTCACCATGTTCTGGGGTATCACCATAAGCCTTTTCACCGCGTTCTTTGTGACAAAGTCTGTTTTTGATTTAAGAAAAAATTATAAAACCTTAAGTATATAA
- a CDS encoding transketolase yields MRNTYGDTLAKLGATHKNLVVLDADLAKSTQTARFGKVYPERFFDMGIAEQDLMGTAAGLAASGMSVFASTFAMFGSGRPWEQIRNSICYPNLPVKIAVTHAGISVGEDGPTHQACEDIAIMRAIPNMKVVAPADSVEAEKIIEYLADYYDSPVYLRLARMNTPVVFDSNYKFEFGKGIIAEEGKDITIISTGVMLFKALEAHKLLASDGISAEIIHMPSIKPIDAKMIIQSAGKTRNVITIEEHSIVGGLGSAVCEVLSENLPVRVKRIGMMDMFAESGEPEALFNKYGLTGNNITAEAKKLLNR; encoded by the coding sequence CGCGGACCTTGCAAAGTCCACGCAGACAGCACGTTTTGGAAAAGTTTATCCTGAAAGGTTTTTTGACATGGGAATCGCGGAACAGGATTTAATGGGAACCGCAGCGGGGCTTGCTGCATCCGGAATGTCCGTGTTTGCTTCCACCTTTGCCATGTTCGGTTCGGGAAGGCCGTGGGAACAGATAAGAAATTCCATATGCTATCCGAACTTACCCGTAAAAATAGCGGTCACGCACGCCGGAATATCCGTGGGCGAAGACGGCCCCACTCACCAGGCCTGCGAGGACATTGCCATAATGAGGGCAATACCAAATATGAAAGTTGTTGCCCCGGCTGATTCTGTTGAAGCGGAAAAAATAATAGAGTACCTTGCGGATTATTACGATTCACCAGTGTATTTAAGGCTTGCAAGGATGAATACGCCTGTGGTATTTGATTCGAATTACAAGTTTGAATTCGGCAAAGGAATAATTGCGGAAGAAGGCAAAGACATAACCATTATCAGCACCGGTGTAATGTTGTTTAAGGCGCTTGAAGCGCATAAGCTGCTTGCATCAGACGGAATATCCGCGGAGATAATACACATGCCGTCAATCAAACCCATAGACGCGAAGATGATAATACAGTCCGCGGGAAAGACGCGCAATGTCATAACAATAGAAGAACACAGTATAGTAGGCGGGCTTGGTTCCGCCGTGTGTGAAGTGCTTTCAGAAAACCTTCCTGTCAGGGTTAAAAGAATCGGCATGATGGACATGTTCGCAGAATCCGGCGAACCGGAAGCGCTGTTCAATAAATATGGTTTAACAGGTAATAATATCACTGCTGAAGCAAAAAAACTGCTTAACAGATAA